The following proteins are co-located in the bacterium BMS3Abin02 genome:
- the ydjH gene encoding putative sugar kinase YdjH, with product MTSVDVTCAGIAVCDVVVRTVHHPLPLGLLQLVDDLTLVEGGCALRTAKALAGMGVDTTLIAPIGADLFGKVLRRSADSDRLEAQWVEVDANTSSSAILVDTAGERTIFHQIGANRFLTAEHVRRRMKGRFLHVGGALVLPALDGEPLAQLFAHAKQNGMQTSLDVVYNATNEWDLVNAALAHTDLFCPSLAEAQAITGKSSPDAGAAELRRRGVRLAVITDGVNGCWFDCDETRGHIAAIEVDSVDSTGAGDAFTAGVLIGLLRGLPSPQAVRLGAALGALAATTSVTFAGLNDPDEAWRMAGLEVPRR from the coding sequence ATGACCTCGGTCGATGTGACCTGCGCCGGCATAGCGGTGTGCGACGTCGTTGTGCGGACCGTCCACCACCCCTTGCCACTCGGCCTCCTTCAACTGGTCGACGACTTGACGCTGGTGGAAGGCGGGTGTGCGCTGCGCACCGCCAAGGCACTCGCCGGCATGGGAGTCGACACGACGCTGATCGCTCCGATCGGCGCCGACCTCTTCGGCAAGGTTCTGCGCCGATCGGCAGACAGCGACAGACTCGAAGCCCAGTGGGTGGAGGTCGATGCCAACACCTCCTCGTCGGCCATCCTGGTCGACACCGCCGGCGAACGCACGATCTTCCACCAGATCGGGGCCAACCGGTTCCTCACTGCCGAGCATGTTCGCCGGCGGATGAAAGGGCGGTTCCTCCATGTCGGGGGAGCCCTGGTACTTCCGGCACTCGACGGTGAGCCCCTTGCACAGCTCTTCGCCCACGCCAAACAGAACGGGATGCAGACCAGTCTCGATGTCGTCTACAACGCCACGAACGAGTGGGACCTGGTGAACGCGGCCCTCGCCCACACCGACCTGTTCTGTCCCAGCCTGGCCGAGGCACAGGCGATCACGGGCAAGTCCTCACCCGACGCCGGCGCCGCCGAGCTGAGACGGAGAGGAGTACGGTTGGCCGTCATCACCGACGGGGTCAACGGCTGCTGGTTCGACTGTGACGAGACGCGTGGCCACATAGCCGCGATCGAGGTCGACTCGGTCGACAGCACCGGCGCAGGGGATGCCTTCACGGCCGGCGTCCTCATCGGCCTTTTGCGGGGCCTACCATCGCCACAAGCCGTCCGGCTGGGTGCCGCCCTCGGCGCCCTGGCAGCCACGACCAGCGTGACATTTGCCGGACTGAACGATCCCGACGAAGCCTGGCGTATGGCCGGGTTGGAGGTGCCAAGGAGATGA
- the nrfH_1 gene encoding cytochrome c-type protein NrfH, protein MSDKESETSAESRERRSLYRHPLAAVGGALVVAGMLGFAILAFVDLSSPVSNPYRGLVTFIGLPVVVLLGAILFLLAFRIQVVRARRRGEHVRFNLRFEPSNPRYMRSLALFGILTAMLLGTVAWGGFKGYEVTDSASFCGEACHTVMNPQWVTYQESPHARVACAECHIGPGASFFVRSKIDGIRQVVAVMTNSYDRPIPTPVRSLRPAQQTCEGCHWPDQFYGEKLITKTYYRTDEANSPWTISLLMKVGGGNPRTGKLEGIHWHMLGENKIEYVATDEKRQQMAWVRFTDGETGEVTVFERPDVAVDPDSPDVEVRILDCMDCHNRPSHDFLPPATAINLEMTKGTISKDLPFIRWQGLNLLNAPYDTKTEADEAIRSGLLAYYASQFADDVNQREVDDAADALVRIYDTNFFPEMKTDYRAREDNLSHFVNDGCFRCHFSDLKSSEGAQISSTCDSCHTIAAQGPSDDIADLESSVAGLDFKHPVDIGKVWQNIKCTQCHTPAQGY, encoded by the coding sequence GTGAGTGACAAGGAGAGCGAAACGAGCGCCGAGTCGCGCGAGCGCAGGAGCCTCTACCGCCATCCCCTGGCCGCGGTCGGCGGCGCGCTCGTCGTCGCCGGAATGCTCGGGTTCGCCATCCTGGCATTCGTCGACCTGAGCTCACCTGTCAGCAACCCGTATCGAGGACTCGTCACGTTCATCGGTCTGCCCGTGGTGGTCCTGCTCGGAGCGATCCTTTTCTTGCTTGCCTTTCGCATCCAGGTCGTCCGGGCTCGTCGGCGAGGAGAACACGTCCGGTTCAATCTCCGGTTCGAGCCATCGAACCCCCGGTACATGCGCTCCCTCGCGCTGTTCGGCATCCTCACCGCGATGCTGCTCGGCACGGTCGCCTGGGGTGGCTTCAAAGGGTACGAAGTCACCGACTCCGCATCGTTCTGCGGTGAGGCGTGCCACACGGTGATGAACCCGCAGTGGGTCACCTATCAGGAGTCCCCCCACGCTCGCGTCGCCTGCGCAGAGTGTCACATCGGCCCCGGCGCATCGTTCTTCGTCCGCTCCAAGATCGACGGCATCCGTCAGGTGGTGGCGGTGATGACCAACTCGTACGACCGTCCCATACCGACACCGGTGAGGAGTCTGCGACCTGCTCAGCAGACCTGTGAAGGGTGTCACTGGCCCGATCAGTTCTATGGCGAGAAACTCATCACGAAGACCTACTACCGCACCGACGAGGCGAACTCGCCGTGGACGATCAGTCTGCTCATGAAGGTGGGTGGAGGGAACCCCCGGACCGGCAAACTGGAAGGCATCCACTGGCACATGCTCGGCGAGAACAAGATCGAATACGTGGCAACCGACGAGAAGCGCCAGCAGATGGCCTGGGTGCGTTTCACGGACGGTGAGACGGGAGAAGTCACCGTCTTCGAGCGCCCCGATGTGGCGGTCGATCCGGATTCGCCCGATGTCGAGGTTCGTATCTTGGACTGCATGGACTGCCACAACCGGCCCAGTCACGACTTCCTCCCTCCGGCGACGGCGATCAACCTCGAGATGACCAAGGGCACGATCTCCAAGGACCTCCCGTTCATCCGTTGGCAAGGCCTGAACCTGCTCAACGCACCGTACGACACCAAGACAGAGGCAGACGAGGCGATTCGGTCCGGACTCCTGGCCTACTATGCGAGCCAGTTCGCGGACGACGTGAATCAGCGCGAGGTCGACGACGCCGCCGACGCGCTGGTGCGCATCTACGACACCAACTTCTTCCCGGAGATGAAGACCGATTACCGGGCCCGTGAGGACAACCTCAGCCACTTCGTCAACGACGGCTGTTTCCGGTGTCACTTCTCGGATCTCAAGAGCAGCGAGGGGGCACAGATCTCGTCCACGTGCGACTCGTGCCATACGATCGCCGCCCAGGGTCCTTCGGACGACATCGCCGACCTCGAGAGCAGTGTGGCCGGTCTCGACTTCAAGCATCCTGTCGACATCGGAAAGGTGTGGCAGAACATCAAGTGCACGCAGTGCCACACTCCGGCCCAGGGGTATTGA
- a CDS encoding formate dehydrogenase-O subunit gamma yields the protein MAETMTHPDERVLRFTVSDRLEHAVQIITFTGLAISGLVQKYADRWFSDWIIGLFGGIDYTRRIHHILATILLLSLVYHLGVLGYKRFVLRRPHALIPGKADLLAAWGWIRFNLGVTSSPPPEGRYTVGEKMEYWSLVWGTLLMAVTGFMLWNPIATTRSLPGIFVPAAKAAHGWEAVLAVLAIIVWHSYDVHWRHFNPSIFTGYLPRAQMEELHPLELAAIDAGRDEVEIDPELRRNRALRYWPVFAVLAAVMLMGIYEFVTFEQTAITTIVPPPLVGPIYTPLPTTTSTAPATTTAPATSTTAAPTTTAASATTTAPATSTTAAPATSTTAVSAGVTWNSGVAAVFKATCGSCHGGDAPASGLDVTSYAGLLAGGDSGEPGFVAGDADASHVIVKVGGGSHFAKFTDEDLALVKAWIAAGAPEG from the coding sequence GTGGCTGAGACGATGACGCATCCCGACGAAAGAGTCTTGAGGTTCACGGTGTCGGACCGGCTCGAGCACGCCGTCCAGATCATCACGTTCACCGGCCTCGCGATAAGCGGGCTCGTGCAGAAATACGCCGACCGTTGGTTCTCGGACTGGATCATCGGGCTCTTCGGCGGCATCGACTACACGCGCAGAATCCACCACATTCTCGCAACCATTCTGCTGCTCTCTCTCGTGTACCACCTCGGTGTGCTGGGCTACAAGCGGTTCGTGCTTCGCAGACCTCATGCGTTGATTCCGGGGAAGGCGGACCTTCTGGCCGCGTGGGGCTGGATCAGGTTCAACCTCGGTGTGACCTCCAGCCCGCCTCCTGAGGGCCGCTATACGGTCGGCGAGAAGATGGAGTACTGGTCGCTCGTGTGGGGCACCCTCCTGATGGCAGTGACCGGCTTCATGCTTTGGAATCCGATCGCCACCACCCGGTCACTCCCGGGGATCTTCGTGCCGGCGGCCAAGGCGGCCCATGGTTGGGAGGCCGTCCTCGCCGTGCTCGCCATCATCGTCTGGCACTCCTACGACGTGCACTGGCGGCACTTCAACCCTTCGATCTTCACCGGGTATCTGCCGCGTGCCCAGATGGAAGAGCTCCATCCGCTCGAACTGGCCGCGATCGACGCGGGAAGGGACGAGGTCGAGATCGATCCCGAGTTACGCCGTAATCGAGCGCTCAGGTATTGGCCCGTCTTCGCCGTCCTGGCAGCCGTGATGTTGATGGGCATCTATGAGTTCGTGACATTCGAGCAGACGGCGATCACGACCATTGTGCCTCCGCCGCTCGTCGGCCCCATCTATACACCGCTCCCGACGACGACTTCGACCGCGCCGGCGACCACGACGGCTCCGGCAACCTCGACCACGGCGGCTCCGACGACGACGGCCGCATCGGCGACCACGACCGCTCCGGCAACCTCGACCACGGCGGCTCCGGCAACCTCGACCACGGCGGTTTCTGCCGGCGTGACATGGAATTCGGGGGTGGCGGCGGTGTTCAAGGCGACGTGCGGGTCGTGTCACGGTGGGGATGCGCCGGCGTCTGGTTTGGACGTTACGTCGTATGCGGGGTTGTTGGCCGGGGGTGATAGTGGTGAGCCCGGGTTTGTGGCCGGTGATGCGGATGCGAGTCATGTGATCGTCAAGGTGGGGGGCGGGTCGCATTTCGCCAAGTTCACGGACGAGGATCTGGCGTTGGTGAAGGCATGGATCGCGGCCGGAGCACCGGAAGGTTGA
- a CDS encoding cytochrome c nitrite reductase pentaheme subunit — protein sequence MRRGDGTRMHRFGRIAVLGALIIGATILIAGQSRASAQTDPRWDNSYCLSCHEGSTAEISLPSGETLGVAVDGDAYADSVHGKLDVACVLCHTAITTYPHDPITAKSRRDFTVQMYTACLTCHYPEYTQTRDSDHERARADGVMEAAVCTDCHGSHDVQPPGKPRTSIPLMCRKCHSEIYDAYEESVHGEALTTGNPDVPTCTDCHGVHDVKGPHVNSPFRLFSPQICAACHADKALMDKYDISTNVFSSYLSDFHGTTVVLFEKLAPGQQTNKPVCVDCHGVHDIKAPADVDSSVYKKNLLATCRRCHPDATTNFPDAWLSHYAPSPTEAPLVYWVNTFYKILIPTVIGAMLLAVLLDVRRRLAARLRGRRRG from the coding sequence ATGCGGAGGGGAGACGGCACACGCATGCATAGATTTGGAAGGATCGCCGTACTCGGTGCGCTGATCATCGGCGCGACGATTCTGATCGCCGGCCAGTCTCGGGCGTCTGCACAGACCGACCCGCGGTGGGACAACTCCTACTGTCTCTCCTGTCACGAGGGAAGCACGGCGGAGATATCGTTGCCCTCGGGCGAGACGCTCGGCGTTGCCGTCGACGGCGACGCATACGCCGATTCGGTTCATGGAAAACTGGATGTGGCGTGTGTTCTCTGTCACACGGCCATCACCACGTATCCGCACGATCCGATCACCGCCAAGAGCCGCCGGGACTTCACGGTGCAGATGTACACGGCATGTTTGACGTGCCACTACCCCGAGTACACGCAGACTCGTGACAGTGATCACGAGCGCGCACGCGCAGACGGCGTCATGGAGGCAGCCGTGTGTACCGACTGCCACGGCTCCCACGACGTCCAACCGCCCGGGAAGCCTCGAACCAGCATTCCGCTGATGTGCAGGAAGTGCCATTCGGAGATCTACGACGCCTACGAGGAAAGTGTGCACGGGGAGGCGCTCACGACCGGCAACCCCGATGTCCCGACCTGCACGGACTGCCACGGCGTTCATGACGTGAAGGGCCCTCATGTCAACTCGCCGTTTCGACTCTTCTCGCCGCAGATCTGTGCGGCCTGTCATGCCGACAAGGCCCTGATGGACAAGTACGACATCTCCACGAACGTGTTCAGCTCGTACCTGTCGGACTTTCACGGCACAACGGTCGTCCTCTTCGAGAAGCTCGCTCCCGGCCAGCAGACGAACAAGCCGGTGTGTGTCGATTGTCATGGCGTTCATGACATCAAGGCGCCCGCCGATGTGGACAGCTCCGTGTACAAGAAGAACCTGCTCGCCACGTGCCGGCGGTGTCATCCGGATGCCACCACGAACTTCCCCGACGCGTGGCTGAGTCACTATGCGCCGAGCCCCACCGAGGCGCCGCTCGTGTACTGGGTGAACACCTTCTACAAGATTCTCATACCGACCGTGATCGGCGCGATGCTGCTTGCCGTGCTACTCGACGTGCGGAGAAGGCTTGCCGCCCGCCTGAGAGGGCGCCGGCGTGGCTGA
- the cpgS gene encoding cyclic 2,3-diphosphoglycerate synthetase, with amino-acid sequence MSERVLILGAAGRDFHNFNVLYRDDPDYEVVAFTATQIPNIDGRKYPASLAGERYPDGIPIVAEEELERLIAAYNVDRVVFSYSDVTHEHVMHLAARAVAAGASYELPGAQTMILSNLPVVAVTATRTGAGKSPTSRAVWHTLNDAGRRVAAIRHPMPYGDLARQAVQRFESTQDLVDADCSIEEREEYEPYIEQGGVIFAGVDYEAILRLAEQEADVILWDGGNNDLPFYRPDLHICVVDPHRPGHELQYWPGEANLRRADVVVINKVGTAKKENVAVVLANVREANPGAIVLEANSPITVADPDLIAGRRVLVIEDGPTLTHGSMAYGAGVIASRDHGAAELIDPRPFAVGSIAGTFDKFTHIGPLLPAMGYGQEQRAELAETIKRANPDVVVVATPVNLLPLLDLDMPGTRVTYGIEIVEGPSLKEVLAGL; translated from the coding sequence ATGAGCGAACGGGTACTGATTCTGGGAGCCGCCGGACGGGACTTTCACAACTTCAACGTCTTGTACCGCGACGATCCCGACTATGAGGTCGTGGCGTTCACCGCCACGCAGATCCCGAACATCGACGGCAGGAAGTATCCCGCCTCGCTGGCCGGTGAGCGGTATCCGGACGGGATCCCGATCGTTGCCGAGGAGGAACTGGAACGCCTGATCGCCGCCTACAACGTCGATCGGGTCGTCTTCTCCTATTCGGACGTCACGCACGAGCACGTGATGCACCTCGCCGCCCGCGCCGTGGCGGCGGGCGCCTCCTACGAGCTTCCCGGCGCGCAGACGATGATCCTTTCGAACCTGCCCGTCGTTGCCGTGACGGCCACCAGAACGGGCGCGGGGAAGTCTCCGACCAGCCGTGCCGTGTGGCATACGCTCAACGATGCGGGGAGACGTGTCGCCGCGATCCGTCACCCCATGCCCTATGGCGATCTCGCCAGGCAGGCGGTTCAGCGGTTCGAGAGCACTCAGGACCTCGTCGATGCGGATTGCTCGATCGAAGAACGCGAGGAGTACGAACCGTACATCGAGCAGGGGGGCGTCATCTTTGCCGGGGTCGATTACGAAGCGATCTTGCGCCTCGCCGAGCAGGAGGCCGATGTCATCCTCTGGGACGGTGGAAACAACGATCTGCCCTTCTACCGGCCCGACCTGCATATCTGCGTCGTCGACCCGCACCGCCCGGGGCATGAACTGCAATACTGGCCGGGCGAGGCCAATCTGCGGCGCGCCGATGTGGTGGTGATCAACAAGGTCGGCACTGCGAAGAAGGAGAACGTCGCCGTCGTGCTCGCCAACGTGAGGGAGGCGAACCCGGGCGCCATCGTCCTCGAGGCCAACTCGCCGATCACGGTTGCCGACCCGGACCTCATCGCGGGCAGGCGCGTGCTGGTCATCGAGGATGGGCCCACGCTGACCCACGGCAGCATGGCCTACGGTGCCGGCGTCATCGCCTCCAGAGACCACGGGGCGGCCGAGTTGATCGACCCCCGTCCCTTCGCCGTCGGTTCGATCGCCGGCACGTTCGACAAGTTCACGCACATCGGGCCACTGCTCCCGGCGATGGGCTACGGACAAGAGCAACGGGCCGAACTCGCAGAAACCATCAAGCGGGCCAACCCCGACGTGGTGGTCGTTGCGACGCCCGTCAACCTGCTTCCGCTGCTGGATCTCGACATGCCGGGAACGCGGGTCACCTACGGAATCGAGATCGTCGAGGGCCCCTCATTGAAAGAAGTCCTGGCCGGGCTCTGA
- the menH gene encoding 2-succinyl-6-hydroxy-2, 4-cyclohexadiene-1-carboxylate synthase, with product MEGLPVRRFAGPPPAIVALHGFTQHGGMFAELAALVGREILAPDLPGHGSAAALPATFPAAVAAVAAVTAGRPLLGYSQGGRIALGVALEHPEAVSHLILISAGIGIADEERRLARRAGDEALARSIEREGLGPFLERWMSRPIFEGLRRRRAAWLEEDLGLRLENTARGIAGAMRGMGQGAQPWYGDRLEELEMPVLFMAGDRDPQYLAIGERVAAATGGRLVVVEGAGHAIVGEDPRRVAFEIEQFLG from the coding sequence ATGGAGGGACTCCCCGTCCGAAGATTCGCCGGTCCACCACCTGCCATCGTGGCGCTGCACGGCTTCACGCAGCATGGGGGCATGTTCGCCGAGCTGGCGGCGCTCGTGGGACGTGAGATCCTGGCTCCGGACCTCCCCGGTCACGGGAGCGCTGCAGCGTTGCCGGCAACCTTTCCCGCAGCGGTCGCGGCGGTCGCCGCCGTGACCGCCGGCAGACCGCTCCTCGGCTACTCGCAAGGCGGACGTATCGCGCTCGGTGTCGCGCTCGAACATCCGGAGGCGGTCTCACACCTCATCCTGATCTCTGCGGGAATCGGGATCGCCGACGAGGAACGTCGCCTTGCCCGCCGGGCCGGTGACGAGGCACTGGCGCGCAGCATCGAGCGTGAAGGCCTGGGCCCCTTCCTCGAGCGGTGGATGAGCCGGCCGATCTTCGAGGGTCTTCGTCGAAGGAGAGCCGCGTGGCTCGAAGAGGACCTGGGGCTTCGGTTGGAGAACACCGCTCGAGGCATCGCCGGCGCCATGCGGGGGATGGGTCAGGGGGCGCAGCCGTGGTACGGGGATCGGCTCGAGGAGCTCGAGATGCCGGTGCTCTTCATGGCCGGCGACCGGGACCCGCAGTATCTCGCGATCGGCGAACGGGTGGCCGCCGCCACGGGAGGCCGTCTCGTCGTCGTCGAGGGCGCAGGACACGCCATCGTCGGAGAGGACCCCCGCAGAGTCGCTTTCGAGATCGAGCAGTTCCTCGGTTGA
- the menD gene encoding 2-succinyl-5-enolpyruvyl-6-hydroxy-3-cyclohexene-1-carboxylate synthase yields MSNSAYRAAALLVATLARLGLRHACLTPGSRNTPLSLAFAEHPDVTDWIHHDERSSSFFALGLAKATRRPVAVVTTSGTAAAELSPAAVEARYGTVPLLLITADRPPEHRGIGAPQTIDQVGMFGKMVRRSADAMLTELGSGEITELAVTTWNGAVRRPGGPVHLNLGFREPFVPTDLTVPEIDMLADAPTRRTLDADSLRAAAAMLSGKRTLIAAGPFDEPGFVDAVTRLADETGWPILADPLSQLRAGPHDRSHVVSTGDALFHRGRIPGLPEAVLRFGAPPTSRAFTTWLEDHPHVPQVVVDEVDGRDPSQTARLMVAADPVGFAEALSVEPAAIGWTEAWTDADRNARRALAGMPFPSEPAVVQTLAERLPAHSNLYVASSMPIRDVDLFFPCVDRPVRMLANRGANGIDGLVSSGLGASATGTATFVLAGDLSALHDLGALAAAARLRLPVTIVVVNNDGGGIFSFLPQSKLPRHFERVFSTPHGLSFVPVAQALGLPAVGVDRHDQFVSALDEPGPLLIEVTTDRDANVRLHDEALGRV; encoded by the coding sequence GTGAGCAACTCCGCCTACAGAGCAGCTGCCCTGCTTGTCGCCACCCTCGCCCGTCTCGGCCTCAGGCATGCGTGCCTCACACCAGGATCGAGGAACACGCCCCTGTCACTCGCGTTCGCAGAACACCCCGACGTGACCGATTGGATACATCACGACGAGCGGTCTTCGTCCTTCTTCGCCCTTGGGCTTGCCAAGGCGACGCGAAGGCCCGTCGCCGTCGTGACCACCTCCGGGACCGCCGCGGCGGAGCTCTCCCCCGCCGCCGTGGAAGCCCGCTATGGAACGGTGCCCCTCCTGCTGATCACTGCGGATCGTCCCCCGGAACATCGCGGTATCGGTGCTCCCCAAACGATCGATCAGGTCGGCATGTTCGGGAAGATGGTGCGCCGGTCGGCCGACGCGATGCTCACCGAGCTGGGCTCGGGCGAGATCACCGAGCTCGCCGTCACGACCTGGAACGGGGCCGTTCGCCGCCCGGGCGGCCCGGTCCATCTCAATCTCGGCTTCAGGGAGCCGTTCGTTCCCACCGATCTCACCGTGCCTGAGATCGACATGCTCGCCGATGCTCCCACGCGACGGACACTCGACGCAGATTCATTGCGGGCGGCAGCGGCGATGCTGTCGGGCAAGCGGACGCTCATCGCTGCCGGCCCCTTCGATGAGCCGGGCTTTGTGGACGCCGTCACTCGACTGGCGGACGAGACCGGCTGGCCGATCCTGGCCGATCCGCTCAGCCAGTTGCGCGCAGGCCCCCACGATCGATCACATGTGGTCAGCACCGGCGATGCACTCTTCCACAGAGGCCGGATCCCCGGGCTGCCGGAGGCAGTCCTGCGTTTCGGGGCACCGCCGACCTCCAGGGCGTTCACCACCTGGCTGGAGGACCATCCACACGTCCCGCAGGTCGTGGTGGACGAGGTCGACGGACGAGATCCTTCCCAGACGGCACGGCTGATGGTCGCCGCCGATCCCGTCGGGTTCGCCGAAGCCCTGTCCGTCGAGCCTGCGGCTATCGGCTGGACCGAGGCATGGACAGATGCCGACAGAAACGCCCGTCGTGCGCTGGCCGGGATGCCGTTCCCGTCCGAGCCGGCCGTCGTGCAGACCCTGGCCGAACGACTCCCGGCACACTCGAATCTCTATGTGGCCTCCTCGATGCCCATCAGAGATGTCGACCTGTTCTTCCCCTGCGTCGACCGGCCGGTCCGGATGCTGGCGAATCGCGGCGCCAACGGGATCGATGGGCTCGTCTCCTCCGGCCTGGGCGCCTCCGCCACCGGCACGGCGACGTTTGTCCTCGCAGGCGATTTGTCCGCGTTGCACGACCTGGGGGCGCTTGCAGCTGCTGCACGGCTTCGTCTCCCGGTCACGATCGTCGTCGTGAACAACGACGGCGGCGGCATCTTCTCGTTTCTTCCGCAGTCGAAGCTGCCGCGGCATTTCGAGCGGGTGTTCTCGACCCCTCACGGTCTGTCCTTCGTACCCGTCGCCCAGGCGTTGGGCCTGCCCGCGGTCGGGGTCGATCGGCACGATCAGTTCGTTTCGGCGCTCGATGAACCCGGACCGTTGCTCATCGAAGTGACGACCGACCGTGATGCGAACGTCCGGCTTCACGACGAGGCGCTCGGGAGGGTCTAG
- the pchA gene encoding salicylate biosynthesis isochorismate synthase — translation MLFPNDVATGLTAGLSVPCAVQPIDLARSASRAGFPVFYFGRREEAVGVGVAWRSDDLLARPPSEGRLFFAFPFDGSRRAGSVVLPAVTLVKGEAGGRLHVAPGQEEMPAMLSRLEHPGETPAPAGRVTARDPESDVWAAMVERARETIGSGLLSKVVLARSVTLAFDEVRPFDVVALLRERFPDAFTYGWAENGSAFVGASPELLVERRGESIRSFPLAGSAVRGSGSIDDAKSARALLGSAKDRSEHQFVVDEIVRLLRPLTSEMSVPTRPTVVRVANIQHLGTEIRGLLARPMGVVQLAMALHPTPAVCGTPTAAALSFIRDVETLDRGWYAGGVGWTDASGDGEAAVALRCALLQNHGARVYAGAGIVRDSDAAAEVAETEAKLRALLDILQTDPL, via the coding sequence ATGCTTTTTCCCAACGATGTCGCGACCGGTTTGACGGCGGGCCTGTCGGTGCCATGTGCGGTGCAGCCGATCGATCTCGCTCGTTCCGCGTCGCGGGCCGGCTTTCCCGTCTTCTACTTCGGACGCCGGGAGGAGGCGGTCGGGGTCGGTGTGGCCTGGCGCAGCGACGATCTCTTGGCCCGGCCTCCCTCTGAGGGAAGGCTCTTCTTCGCGTTTCCGTTCGACGGTTCCAGGAGGGCCGGAAGCGTTGTCCTGCCGGCGGTGACCCTGGTCAAGGGAGAGGCAGGAGGTCGGCTTCATGTCGCTCCGGGGCAGGAGGAGATGCCGGCGATGCTCAGCCGGCTCGAACATCCGGGAGAAACCCCGGCGCCGGCCGGACGGGTGACGGCCAGGGATCCCGAGTCCGACGTGTGGGCGGCAATGGTCGAACGGGCACGAGAGACGATCGGCTCCGGGCTCCTGTCCAAGGTGGTGCTGGCGCGGTCGGTGACGCTGGCATTCGACGAGGTCCGACCGTTCGACGTCGTCGCCTTGCTTCGGGAACGGTTTCCGGACGCGTTCACGTACGGGTGGGCGGAGAACGGGAGTGCGTTCGTGGGCGCCAGTCCAGAGCTGCTCGTCGAGCGGCGGGGCGAATCGATCCGATCGTTTCCGCTGGCGGGCAGTGCGGTGCGTGGCAGCGGTTCGATCGACGATGCGAAGTCGGCGCGTGCGCTTCTCGGGAGTGCGAAGGATCGAAGCGAACATCAGTTCGTCGTCGACGAGATCGTCCGTCTGCTCAGGCCGCTGACGTCGGAGATGTCGGTTCCCACTCGGCCGACGGTCGTGCGGGTCGCCAATATCCAGCACCTGGGGACGGAGATCCGTGGTCTGCTCGCCAGGCCGATGGGAGTGGTCCAACTCGCCATGGCGCTGCACCCGACCCCTGCGGTTTGCGGTACACCCACCGCTGCCGCCCTTTCCTTCATCCGAGACGTCGAAACGCTCGATCGTGGTTGGTACGCGGGAGGTGTCGGATGGACCGACGCCTCCGGCGATGGGGAAGCGGCCGTTGCGTTGCGCTGCGCCCTTCTGCAGAACCATGGGGCACGCGTGTACGCGGGCGCCGGGATCGTGCGGGACTCGGACGCGGCAGCCGAAGTGGCGGAAACGGAAGCGAAACTACGCGCGCTGCTCGACATCCTCCAAACCGATCCCTTGTGA
- a CDS encoding alpha/beta hydrolase family protein, with the protein MTERWPASGRGWLALAHATGFCKEIWAPVIAELRSAGEDRSIIAWDAPGHGDAGPTLVPADWWDLARHALEVISGISGPVVGVGHSMGGTALAMAELLTPGRFAGLVLIEPVIFPPALGRKELLLLIEGALRRRDGFTSFDEAVEHYRRPFASWDRRALEAYVRGGLVERDGVWRLKCRPEVEAEMYRGGITHGVYARLGELDLPVLVLAGEQSAAFTAAYIAEFTALIPNARYEILPSTSHFAPMERPGLVAAQIVSFLAS; encoded by the coding sequence TTGACTGAGCGTTGGCCTGCATCGGGGCGCGGCTGGCTCGCCCTCGCCCACGCTACGGGGTTCTGTAAGGAGATCTGGGCGCCCGTGATCGCCGAGCTGCGTTCCGCCGGAGAGGACCGATCGATCATCGCCTGGGATGCACCGGGACACGGCGACGCCGGGCCCACTCTCGTTCCGGCTGACTGGTGGGATCTCGCCAGGCACGCCCTCGAGGTCATCTCGGGGATCTCCGGGCCGGTCGTCGGCGTCGGGCATTCGATGGGTGGGACCGCGCTCGCCATGGCCGAGTTGCTTACTCCCGGCAGGTTCGCCGGCCTCGTTCTGATCGAGCCGGTGATCTTCCCGCCCGCGCTTGGGAGGAAGGAACTGCTTCTGCTCATCGAGGGCGCCTTGCGGCGTAGGGACGGATTCACGAGCTTCGATGAGGCGGTCGAACATTACCGCAGACCGTTCGCATCCTGGGATCGGCGTGCACTCGAAGCCTACGTGCGCGGAGGTCTTGTCGAGAGAGACGGTGTCTGGCGGCTGAAGTGCCGGCCGGAGGTCGAGGCGGAGATGTACCGCGGCGGCATCACTCACGGCGTCTACGCGCGCCTGGGGGAGCTGGACCTGCCGGTTCTGGTGCTTGCCGGCGAGCAGTCCGCCGCATTCACGGCCGCCTACATCGCCGAGTTCACTGCGCTGATTCCGAACGCACGGTACGAGATACTGCCGAGCACTTCGCATTTCGCCCCCATGGAGCGGCCGGGTCTCGTCGCAGCGCAGATCGTGTCGTTCCTGGCTTCGTAG